In one Limosilactobacillus oris genomic region, the following are encoded:
- the hpf gene encoding ribosome hibernation-promoting factor, HPF/YfiA family — protein MLKFNIRGENVEVTDAIRDYVVKRISKLQKFFEDSVEATAHVNLKVYPNRTYKVEVTIPLPYLTLRAEETSNDMYGSVDLVTDKLERQIRKYKTKVNRKSREKGLKNLEFVPSDDDSASDELKIVRTKQVSLKPMDPEEAVLQMDMLGHDFFVFQDAETNGTSIVYRRRDGRYGLIEAE, from the coding sequence ATGTTAAAGTTCAATATTCGTGGTGAAAATGTTGAAGTTACTGACGCAATTCGGGACTACGTGGTGAAGCGGATTAGCAAGCTGCAAAAGTTCTTCGAAGATAGTGTCGAAGCAACTGCCCACGTGAACTTGAAGGTTTATCCAAACCGTACTTACAAGGTTGAAGTTACTATTCCGCTCCCGTACTTAACATTGCGGGCTGAAGAAACCTCCAATGATATGTATGGCAGTGTTGACTTGGTAACCGACAAGCTGGAACGTCAAATCCGGAAGTACAAGACTAAGGTTAACCGGAAGTCCCGTGAAAAGGGCTTGAAGAACCTTGAATTCGTTCCTTCAGATGATGACTCTGCAAGTGATGAATTAAAGATCGTCCGGACCAAGCAAGTGTCACTTAAGCCGATGGACCCTGAAGAAGCGGTTCTGCAAATGGATATGCTGGGTCATGACTTCTTCGTTTTCCAAGACGCTGAGACCAATGGGACGAGTATCGTCTACCGTCGTCGCGACGGCCGGTACGGTTTGATTGAAGCAGAATAA
- the secA gene encoding preprotein translocase subunit SecA has protein sequence MANILKKWIESDRRELRRINKIADKVESYAKTMEELSDDQLKAKTDEFRQRYQKGESLDALLPEAFAVAREGAKRVLGLYPFHVQIMGGIVLHEGNIAEMKTGEGKTLTATMPVYLNAISGKGVHVITVNEYLSKRDATEMGQLYNWLGCSVGINNSEMSPDEKRQAYQADIMYSTNSEIGFDYLRDNMAVYKEDQVQRGLNYAIVDEVDSILIDEARTPLIISGPGTGTSKLYKQTDRFVKQLKNEVDYKIDLESKTVSLTDEGIKKAEKYFNLKNLYDPENTALTHHLDQALRANYIMLLDKDYVVSDGEVLIVDSFTGRVMQGRRFSDGLHQAIEAKEGVKIQEENKTMANITYQNLFRMYSKLAGMTGTAKTEQEEFREIYNMETITIPTNRPVARKDEPDLLYPTLQSKFAAVVKRIKSLHAKGQPILVGTVAVETSEYLSHLLDQEHIPHVVLNAKNHAKEADIIKNAGQRGAVTIATNMAGRGTDIKLGPGVRELGGLAVIGTERHESRRIDNQLRGRSGRQGDPGLSQFYLSLEDDLMKRFGGERIKAFLDRMKVQGEDAVIKSRFLTRQVESAQKRVEGNNYDSRKNVLQYDDVMREQREIIYKERQQIITEGKSLKWVLMPIFKRTIQREVEQHTLGDEKDWDLQGIVDFAEEVLVKPDAVSVKDLQGKSQDEMVDFLMSFAEKVYDEKKQILTDPSQMLEFEKVVLLRVVDSHWTDHIDIMDQFRQSVGLRGYGQLNPLVEYQTAGYHMFEQMVADIEYETTRLFMKSEIRQNVTR, from the coding sequence ATGGCCAACATTTTAAAAAAATGGATTGAAAGCGATCGTCGTGAATTACGGCGGATTAATAAAATAGCTGATAAGGTTGAGTCTTATGCTAAGACGATGGAAGAGCTCAGCGATGACCAATTGAAGGCAAAGACGGACGAATTTCGTCAGCGTTACCAAAAGGGTGAATCACTAGACGCACTCCTGCCAGAGGCCTTTGCAGTTGCTCGGGAGGGGGCCAAGCGGGTCCTCGGTCTATACCCATTCCACGTTCAAATCATGGGGGGGATTGTCCTCCATGAGGGGAACATTGCCGAAATGAAAACTGGTGAAGGGAAGACCTTGACCGCGACGATGCCGGTATACCTAAATGCCATCTCCGGGAAAGGGGTTCACGTTATTACGGTGAACGAGTACCTTTCCAAGCGGGATGCCACGGAAATGGGGCAGCTATACAACTGGCTCGGTTGCAGTGTTGGCATCAACAACTCCGAAATGAGCCCTGACGAAAAGCGCCAGGCTTACCAGGCGGATATTATGTATTCCACTAATAGTGAAATTGGTTTTGACTATCTGCGGGATAATATGGCGGTCTACAAGGAAGATCAGGTTCAGCGGGGCTTGAACTACGCCATCGTCGACGAGGTGGACTCGATTTTGATTGATGAAGCGCGGACACCGTTGATTATTTCTGGGCCAGGAACGGGAACCTCAAAGCTGTATAAGCAGACCGACCGCTTCGTTAAGCAGCTCAAAAACGAAGTCGATTATAAGATCGACCTGGAATCCAAGACGGTTTCACTGACTGATGAGGGGATTAAAAAGGCAGAAAAATACTTTAACCTGAAAAACCTTTATGATCCTGAAAACACGGCCTTGACCCACCACCTTGACCAGGCGCTGCGGGCTAACTACATCATGCTTTTGGATAAGGACTACGTGGTTTCTGACGGTGAAGTGCTGATCGTTGACTCCTTTACCGGCCGGGTTATGCAGGGTCGGCGGTTCTCTGACGGCCTCCACCAGGCGATTGAAGCCAAGGAAGGGGTCAAGATCCAAGAAGAAAACAAGACGATGGCCAACATTACCTACCAGAACTTGTTCCGGATGTACAGCAAGCTGGCCGGGATGACCGGGACTGCTAAGACGGAACAGGAAGAATTCCGGGAAATTTACAACATGGAGACCATCACGATTCCAACTAACCGACCGGTTGCACGGAAGGATGAACCGGACCTCCTTTACCCGACCCTGCAAAGCAAGTTTGCGGCCGTGGTCAAGCGGATCAAGAGTCTGCATGCCAAGGGCCAGCCAATTCTGGTTGGGACCGTGGCGGTGGAAACGTCTGAATACCTTTCCCACTTATTGGACCAGGAGCACATCCCGCACGTGGTCTTGAACGCGAAGAACCATGCTAAGGAAGCGGACATTATCAAGAACGCCGGTCAGCGGGGGGCAGTAACGATTGCCACCAACATGGCCGGTCGGGGGACCGATATTAAATTGGGCCCTGGCGTGCGGGAACTTGGCGGCCTAGCGGTGATTGGGACCGAACGACACGAGTCGCGGCGGATTGATAACCAGCTCCGGGGCCGGTCTGGTCGGCAGGGGGACCCGGGCTTATCCCAATTCTACCTTTCCCTTGAAGATGACCTGATGAAGCGGTTCGGTGGCGAACGAATCAAGGCCTTCCTTGACCGGATGAAGGTTCAGGGTGAGGACGCCGTAATCAAGAGTCGTTTCCTGACCCGGCAAGTTGAGTCAGCTCAGAAGCGGGTTGAAGGGAATAACTATGACTCCCGGAAGAACGTGCTTCAGTACGATGATGTAATGCGTGAGCAGCGGGAAATCATCTACAAGGAGCGGCAGCAGATCATTACGGAAGGCAAGTCCTTGAAGTGGGTCCTGATGCCGATTTTTAAGCGGACCATCCAACGAGAGGTGGAACAGCATACCCTAGGTGATGAAAAGGATTGGGACCTGCAGGGAATCGTTGACTTTGCCGAAGAAGTGCTGGTCAAGCCAGACGCTGTTTCCGTGAAGGACCTCCAAGGCAAGTCACAGGATGAGATGGTTGACTTTCTGATGAGTTTTGCCGAGAAGGTTTACGATGAGAAGAAGCAGATTTTGACTGACCCGTCCCAGATGCTGGAATTTGAAAAGGTCGTTCTCCTGCGGGTGGTTGACTCGCACTGGACCGACCACATCGACATCATGGACCAGTTCCGGCAGTCTGTCGGCCTCCGGGGGTACGGTCAACTGAACCCGCTGGTGGAATACCAAACGGCGGGCTACCACATGTTTGAGCAGATGGTGGCTGATATTGAATACGAGACTACCCGCTTATTTATGAAGTCTGAAATTCGGCAAAACGTTACCCGCTAA
- a CDS encoding APC family permease translates to MWRYLKRVLIGKPLKTLDEGQTHLTKFKALAMLSSDAISSVAYGPEQITTVLVTLSAAALWYSVPIAAIVLVLLLAITLSYQQIIRAYPSGGGAYIVATQNWGSNGGLVAGGSLLVDYMLTVAVSTTSGVEAITSAVPALYKFSIPIAIIIVLLIMFMNLRGMSESANFLTVPVYFFVIMIFIMIVWGLYNVATGHIHYQAPADYGTPVAGMSVVLFIRAFSAGSSSLTGVEAVSNAVPNFNKPKEKNAATTLAIMSAILAFFFIAIIFFSFFIGVVPNGRTTVLSQIALAIFGGHGMGFYLLQLSTAMILAVAANTGFSAFPILAFNMAKDKYMPHAFMDRGDRLGYSNGIISLAVGAIILILIFHGQTNSLIPLYAVGVFVPFTLSQSGMIIHWFREREGWWVGKACINFVGAVISLSLVAFLFWQHFGNVWPYLIIMPLLLYMFHKVHSHYIKVAAQLRVAEKTKVQLHDYDGATVIVLVGNVTRVTRGAINYARSIGDYVIAMHVSFDENPGKEHKTANEFKAEYPDVRFVDIHSSYRSIAKPTLRFVDVIAKRAEARNYSTTVLVPQFIPKHPWQLALHNQTSVRLRALLNSRENIIVASYNYHLHE, encoded by the coding sequence ATGTGGCGTTATCTTAAACGTGTATTAATTGGGAAACCATTGAAGACCTTGGATGAGGGGCAAACGCACCTGACAAAGTTCAAGGCGCTGGCCATGCTTTCGTCTGACGCAATTTCGTCAGTGGCATATGGCCCTGAGCAAATTACGACTGTCCTGGTAACACTCTCAGCGGCAGCGCTCTGGTACTCGGTACCGATTGCCGCAATTGTGCTAGTCTTACTGCTGGCAATTACTCTTTCGTACCAGCAAATTATCCGGGCATACCCGAGTGGCGGTGGTGCTTACATTGTTGCCACCCAAAACTGGGGAAGCAATGGGGGGCTGGTTGCCGGCGGTTCGCTGCTGGTCGATTATATGCTGACCGTCGCGGTTTCCACGACCTCTGGGGTTGAGGCGATTACTTCCGCTGTGCCGGCCCTCTATAAATTTTCGATTCCGATTGCGATTATCATTGTTCTATTGATTATGTTCATGAACCTGCGGGGGATGAGCGAGAGTGCTAACTTCCTGACGGTGCCGGTCTACTTTTTTGTTATTATGATTTTTATCATGATTGTGTGGGGACTTTATAACGTGGCAACGGGCCACATTCATTACCAAGCCCCGGCTGACTATGGCACGCCGGTTGCTGGGATGAGCGTTGTCCTGTTTATCCGGGCCTTCTCTGCCGGTTCCTCATCGCTAACCGGGGTGGAAGCCGTCAGCAACGCGGTACCTAACTTCAATAAGCCTAAGGAAAAGAACGCTGCGACGACCCTGGCAATTATGAGTGCTATCTTGGCCTTCTTCTTCATTGCCATTATCTTCTTCAGCTTCTTCATCGGGGTTGTGCCCAATGGCCGCACCACGGTTCTCTCCCAAATTGCCCTGGCAATTTTTGGTGGTCATGGGATGGGCTTTTACCTCTTGCAGCTGTCGACGGCCATGATTTTGGCGGTAGCTGCCAACACTGGTTTTTCAGCCTTTCCGATTTTGGCTTTTAACATGGCAAAGGATAAGTACATGCCCCATGCCTTTATGGACCGTGGGGACCGGCTAGGTTACTCGAATGGGATTATTTCCCTGGCGGTCGGGGCTATTATCCTTATCTTGATTTTCCATGGGCAAACCAACAGCTTGATTCCCTTGTACGCTGTCGGGGTGTTCGTACCGTTCACCCTCTCCCAGTCCGGAATGATTATTCACTGGTTCCGGGAGCGGGAAGGCTGGTGGGTTGGCAAAGCCTGCATTAACTTTGTCGGCGCGGTCATTTCCCTTTCGCTAGTGGCCTTTCTGTTCTGGCAGCACTTTGGCAATGTTTGGCCATACTTGATCATCATGCCACTGCTCCTTTACATGTTCCATAAGGTCCACAGCCACTACATTAAGGTGGCGGCCCAGCTGCGGGTAGCTGAAAAGACGAAGGTTCAGCTCCACGATTATGATGGGGCGACGGTGATCGTCCTGGTTGGTAACGTTACCCGGGTGACCCGGGGGGCAATCAACTATGCACGGTCAATTGGGGACTACGTCATTGCCATGCACGTTTCCTTTGATGAAAATCCGGGCAAGGAACATAAGACGGCCAATGAATTTAAGGCCGAGTATCCGGATGTCCGGTTCGTGGATATTCATTCTTCCTACCGGTCAATTGCCAAGCCGACGTTACGCTTTGTTGATGTAATTGCCAAGCGGGCGGAGGCGCGGAACTACTCGACAACTGTCTTGGTACCGCAGTTTATCCCTAAGCACCCCTGGCAACTAGCGCTGCATAACCAGACCAGTGTCCGGTTGCGTGCGCTGCTGAACTCACGGGAAAACATTATCGTGGCCAGCTATAACTACCACCTTCACGAGTAA
- a CDS encoding phage holin family protein, whose translation MTFWKKVLIDTVLFIALAGLFVGTGMFYVGSAWMALLAAFILAILNVAVKPILLILSLPINILTLGLFSIVINGLMLELTSHLIGSYNFGFSSFWSAMLIAIIMSVCNTIISSHQNNY comes from the coding sequence ATGACATTTTGGAAGAAAGTGCTAATTGACACTGTCCTGTTTATTGCCCTTGCCGGCTTATTTGTTGGTACGGGGATGTTCTACGTGGGTAGTGCCTGGATGGCCTTACTAGCGGCGTTTATTTTGGCAATCCTTAACGTCGCGGTTAAACCGATCCTATTGATTTTGTCACTGCCAATTAATATTTTGACCCTTGGTTTGTTCAGCATTGTTATTAATGGCTTGATGCTTGAGCTGACCTCCCATTTGATTGGCTCTTACAATTTTGGCTTTTCATCTTTTTGGTCGGCAATGCTCATCGCCATCATCATGTCGGTCTGCAACACGATCATTAGTAGTCATCAGAATAATTATTAA
- the prfB gene encoding peptide chain release factor 2 (programmed frameshift), producing the protein MELSESKKKIEAMQQEAARFGRSLDLDALDEQIAENEHQMAQPDFWNDNERAQKLINDNNDLKAKRDTYVALRDQLADLETNLELLELEPDPELEKEFATSFAQTEEALQQYRLNQLLSEKYDSKNAILEIHPGAGGTEAQDWGEMLLRMYVRWAERHGLTVETANYEPGEVAGIKSVTLLIKGHNAFGYLRSEKGVHRLVRISPFDSASRRHTSFASVDVMPELDDSVEVDINPADLRVDTFRSSGAGGQHINKTESAVRITHLPTGLVASSQAERSQLLNRQTAMNMLKSKLYELEEEKKAKERAEIEGEQLEIGWGSQIRSYVFHPYTLVKDNRSGHETHNGQAVMDGDLDPFINAYLQWKLSQQNPQ; encoded by the exons ATGGAATTAAGTGAATCCAAGAAGAAAATAGAAGCAATGCAGCAGGAAGCTGCCCGCTTCGGGAGGTCTCTT GACCTCGATGCCCTTGACGAGCAAATTGCGGAAAATGAGCACCAGATGGCCCAGCCTGATTTTTGGAATGACAATGAAAGGGCCCAGAAGCTGATTAACGACAATAACGATTTGAAGGCCAAACGCGACACCTACGTTGCCCTCCGCGACCAGCTGGCGGACTTGGAAACAAACCTGGAACTGCTGGAATTAGAGCCGGATCCGGAGCTGGAAAAGGAGTTTGCGACCAGCTTTGCCCAAACTGAAGAGGCTTTGCAGCAGTACCGACTTAACCAGCTGCTGAGTGAAAAGTATGACAGCAAAAACGCCATTCTTGAAATCCACCCGGGGGCAGGGGGGACGGAAGCCCAGGACTGGGGTGAAATGCTCCTACGAATGTATGTCCGCTGGGCCGAACGGCACGGCCTGACGGTGGAGACGGCTAACTACGAGCCCGGCGAAGTTGCCGGGATCAAGAGTGTGACCCTGCTGATCAAGGGACACAATGCCTTTGGCTACCTCCGCAGTGAAAAGGGGGTCCACCGGTTGGTTCGGATTTCACCATTTGACTCTGCTAGCCGGCGTCACACCTCATTTGCGTCGGTCGATGTAATGCCTGAACTGGATGATAGTGTCGAGGTTGACATTAACCCGGCCGACCTGCGGGTAGACACCTTCCGCTCCAGTGGGGCTGGTGGTCAGCACATTAACAAGACCGAATCGGCGGTCCGGATTACCCACCTGCCGACCGGACTGGTGGCTTCTTCACAGGCGGAGCGGTCGCAGCTGCTCAACCGGCAGACCGCAATGAATATGTTAAAGTCAAAGCTGTATGAACTGGAAGAGGAAAAGAAGGCTAAGGAGCGGGCTGAAATTGAGGGGGAACAGCTCGAGATTGGCTGGGGCTCCCAGATTCGCTCCTACGTTTTTCACCCCTACACCCTGGTAAAGGATAACCGGAGCGGTCATGAGACCCATAATGGGCAAGCGGTGATGGACGGGGACCTCGATCCCTTTATCAATGCCTACCTGCAATGGAAACTCAGTCAGCAAAATCCGCAATAA
- a CDS encoding DEAD/DEAH box helicase: protein MLEDYYGRRVLVGRDEIVPAHVQTLPTITVQTREIICHRCGQRTPKLVAALPNNEYYCPHCINLERVSTLCKFYHVPEPNQFTISQPVLTWRGRLSPLQVAAAQRVTAGMVAHQRQLLWAVTGAGKTEMIFQGVAACLAWGERLAIASPRVDVCLELYPRLQAAFTNTEMVLLHGRQSQPYRYAQLTVCTTHQLLRFYHAFDNLIIDEVDAFPYAANPVLFYASQQASKMQGGQLFLTATPGEYLLNEVRHRRLQVTYLPLRYHGHLLPEIRCHLARHWRRQVQRGRLPTEMWRRLQTSLHQGHRFLLFVPHVADLTTVARACTRYFPATSFTTVHAQDPQRLEKVQGMRDRRYSFLITTSILERGVTFPEIDVFVLGADDDIFSSAALVQIAGRAGRSASRPGGHVDFWLTARCRRVSQAMRQIRYMNQKGRCCQRELSAM, encoded by the coding sequence ATGCTGGAAGATTATTATGGCCGCCGGGTCCTGGTGGGACGAGATGAAATAGTGCCCGCACACGTTCAGACCCTACCGACAATCACGGTTCAAACAAGAGAAATCATCTGTCACCGGTGCGGTCAGCGGACTCCTAAGCTAGTTGCGGCACTTCCTAATAACGAGTATTACTGTCCCCACTGTATTAACCTGGAGCGAGTTTCAACACTATGCAAATTTTATCATGTTCCGGAGCCAAATCAATTTACGATTAGTCAGCCGGTCCTAACCTGGCGCGGTCGGCTGTCGCCATTACAAGTTGCGGCTGCACAGCGTGTCACTGCTGGTATGGTGGCCCACCAGCGCCAGCTCCTCTGGGCGGTCACCGGTGCCGGCAAGACGGAAATGATTTTCCAGGGAGTGGCTGCCTGTTTGGCATGGGGAGAACGGCTTGCAATCGCCTCACCCCGGGTCGACGTCTGCTTAGAGCTCTATCCCCGTTTGCAGGCGGCCTTCACTAATACGGAAATGGTTCTCCTGCATGGCCGGCAGTCACAACCGTACCGCTATGCACAATTAACGGTGTGTACGACCCACCAGCTGTTACGGTTTTACCATGCCTTTGACAACTTGATCATTGATGAGGTTGATGCCTTTCCGTATGCTGCTAATCCGGTTCTTTTTTATGCTAGTCAACAGGCAAGTAAAATGCAGGGCGGTCAGCTTTTTTTGACCGCGACTCCGGGTGAATACTTGCTCAACGAGGTCCGGCACCGCCGCTTGCAAGTGACCTACCTGCCCTTACGCTATCATGGCCACCTCCTGCCTGAAATCAGGTGTCACCTTGCCCGGCATTGGCGACGACAAGTTCAAAGGGGGAGGTTGCCGACAGAGATGTGGCGGCGATTGCAGACCAGTTTACACCAAGGGCACCGCTTCCTGCTTTTCGTGCCCCACGTTGCTGACCTGACGACCGTAGCCCGGGCTTGCACTCGTTACTTCCCTGCCACGAGCTTCACAACTGTCCATGCGCAGGATCCGCAGAGGTTGGAGAAAGTGCAGGGGATGCGTGACCGGCGGTATAGCTTTCTAATTACAACGTCGATTTTAGAACGCGGAGTGACCTTTCCAGAAATTGATGTTTTTGTACTCGGGGCCGATGATGATATCTTTTCGAGCGCGGCCCTTGTCCAGATTGCTGGTCGGGCGGGCCGGTCTGCTAGTCGGCCCGGTGGTCACGTTGACTTTTGGCTGACTGCCCGTTGCCGGCGGGTTAGCCAGGCCATGCGGCAGATTCGGTATATGAATCAGAAGGGGCGGTGCTGTCAGCGTGAACTGTCTGCTATGTAA
- a CDS encoding YigZ family protein — protein MTTPFLTIANASQTELVIKKSRFICSLQRISSEEDAQNFIKEVQAANRKANHNCFAYLVGDQDQVQRESDNGEPSGTAGVPILESLQMAKLHNVVAVVTRYFGGIKLGAGGLIRAYSNVTTEAVHHAGIVQRIKQLQIAITVSYRQHDALLYYLKEHQLAVSNEDYGINVTTNVFINEATADDTIAQLQNRFNYQLEIQKMGSHFHEIPYNPAE, from the coding sequence ATGACAACACCCTTTTTAACCATTGCCAACGCTAGCCAAACCGAGCTAGTAATCAAAAAATCTCGCTTTATCTGCTCACTCCAGCGGATCAGCAGTGAAGAAGACGCCCAGAACTTCATCAAGGAAGTACAGGCGGCCAACCGAAAGGCCAATCACAACTGCTTTGCATACCTCGTTGGGGACCAGGACCAGGTTCAGCGGGAGAGTGACAATGGGGAACCGAGTGGGACGGCAGGGGTCCCTATCCTGGAGTCGCTGCAGATGGCGAAGCTCCATAATGTCGTCGCCGTTGTCACCCGCTACTTTGGCGGCATCAAGCTGGGGGCGGGCGGCCTCATCCGTGCGTACAGCAACGTTACTACCGAAGCCGTCCACCACGCAGGAATCGTCCAGCGAATCAAACAGCTGCAAATCGCTATCACTGTCAGCTATCGCCAGCATGATGCCCTCCTCTACTACCTCAAAGAGCACCAGCTAGCCGTCAGCAATGAAGATTATGGTATCAACGTCACCACAAACGTTTTTATCAACGAAGCTACGGCCGATGACACAATTGCCCAGCTACAAAACCGTTTTAACTACCAATTAGAGATTCAAAAAATGGGCAGTCATTTTCACGAAATCCCATATAATCCTGCTGAATAA
- a CDS encoding PspC domain-containing protein: MRESRRKRLTRSGSDRIIAGVFGGFGQYFNCSANFLRVAYVILSILSGIVPGVIIYIIMVLIMPPDPQHPGFLGFIKSLSDWQQGVATSHNQRRKRRTLTDVEEKDIKRNGRSS, from the coding sequence ATGAGGGAAAGTCGACGGAAACGGTTAACCAGGTCCGGGTCTGACCGGATAATCGCTGGTGTCTTTGGGGGCTTTGGTCAGTACTTTAACTGCTCAGCAAACTTCCTGCGAGTGGCGTACGTGATCCTCAGCATCCTCAGTGGTATTGTCCCTGGTGTCATCATCTATATCATTATGGTGCTGATTATGCCGCCGGATCCCCAGCATCCCGGCTTTTTGGGCTTCATCAAAAGCCTGAGCGATTGGCAGCAGGGAGTAGCCACCAGCCACAATCAGCGGCGCAAGCGGCGGACGCTGACTGATGTAGAAGAAAAAGATATTAAAAGAAACGGAAGATCATCATGA
- a CDS encoding ComF family protein, whose protein sequence is MHQYKFAGDYRLRAVFAPEFTAAIRQKRAEVVVPIPVTQSTMATRGFNQVTGLLDGVKLTPCLQHRTLEKTAQSHKSRRERLQTPQPFALSGPVADLAGKRVLLVDDVYTTGRTLYHAADLLYRAGAVNVMSISLAR, encoded by the coding sequence ATGCACCAGTATAAATTTGCCGGGGACTACCGTCTTCGGGCTGTCTTTGCACCGGAATTCACGGCAGCAATTCGTCAGAAGCGCGCAGAGGTCGTGGTGCCAATTCCCGTTACCCAGTCCACCATGGCGACCAGGGGATTTAACCAGGTTACGGGGTTGCTTGACGGTGTTAAGTTAACGCCGTGTCTCCAGCACCGGACACTAGAAAAGACCGCCCAGTCTCACAAGAGTCGCCGGGAACGTCTCCAGACACCCCAGCCGTTTGCCCTTAGCGGTCCGGTAGCTGATTTGGCTGGGAAACGGGTCTTATTAGTCGATGATGTTTATACGACCGGGCGCACTCTCTACCACGCTGCAGACTTGCTCTATCGGGCTGGGGCAGTTAATGTTATGAGTATTTCTTTAGCCCGTTAA